A single region of the Candidatus Ancaeobacter aquaticus genome encodes:
- the rodA gene encoding rod shape-determining protein RodA: protein MKRQRLFKHFDYQLLISALVLIAIGVCSIYSAAQSTCGNIFVIKQLSWAVLGIALFFAIFLIDYKLLFSFSTILYVLIIICLIALFVIGKQRAGAYSWISIGGFSVQPSEFAKVVLILAIARYLVWDNEKRNSFRYVFNTLCIAAVPLMLILKQPDLGTALVLIPIVFAMLYIAGARPSYLIVLIIIGLIALPVMFTFLKDYQKARLLVFINPNIDPLGAGYNIIQSKIAIGSGGLFGKGWLQGTQNQLNFLPERHTDFIFSVIGEEFGLLGGTIVIILFIVIIMRCFNAAKHARDLSGRLLVVGVIMYLSTHVIVNIGMTIGMMPITGLPLPLLSYGGSSMIVTMLALGIVEAVHVRRYMF, encoded by the coding sequence ATGAAGCGACAAAGATTATTTAAGCATTTTGATTATCAACTTCTTATAAGCGCACTTGTTCTTATCGCTATAGGAGTATGCTCAATTTATAGTGCGGCACAAAGTACATGTGGAAATATTTTTGTTATAAAACAATTATCGTGGGCTGTTCTAGGTATTGCGCTTTTTTTTGCAATATTTCTTATTGATTATAAGCTTCTTTTTTCATTTTCTACGATTTTATATGTTTTAATCATCATATGTCTCATTGCTCTTTTTGTTATTGGTAAACAAAGGGCTGGTGCATACAGCTGGATATCAATAGGCGGTTTTTCTGTGCAGCCATCTGAATTTGCTAAAGTGGTTCTTATATTAGCTATTGCTCGGTATCTTGTTTGGGATAATGAAAAAAGAAATTCATTTAGATATGTTTTTAACACATTATGTATTGCGGCTGTACCGCTGATGCTTATTTTGAAGCAGCCTGATCTTGGGACAGCTCTTGTCTTGATACCTATTGTATTTGCGATGTTATATATTGCAGGTGCACGACCGTCATATTTGATTGTTCTTATAATCATAGGGCTTATTGCATTACCTGTAATGTTTACCTTTCTCAAGGATTATCAAAAGGCACGGTTATTGGTTTTTATCAATCCGAATATTGATCCTTTGGGTGCCGGATATAATATTATCCAATCAAAAATTGCAATTGGTTCAGGAGGTCTCTTTGGAAAAGGATGGCTTCAGGGCACACAAAATCAATTAAATTTTTTACCTGAACGGCACACTGATTTTATATTTTCTGTTATTGGGGAAGAGTTTGGACTCTTGGGTGGAACAATTGTCATAATACTTTTTATCGTTATTATAATGCGATGTTTTAATGCCGCCAAACATGCACGAGATCTTAGTGGACGGTTACTTGTTGTTGGGGTTATTATGTATTTATCAACACATGTCATTGTAAATATTGGTATGACAATCGGGATGATGCCGATTACCGGTTTACCGTTACCCCTTCTAAGTTACGGAGGCTCATCCATGATTGTAACCATGCTAGCACTCGGCATTGTTGAAGCAGTACACGTGAGGAGATATATGTTTTAG